Below is a window of Polyangiaceae bacterium DNA.
GGCAAGTCCATCGGCATGCCCTGAGACACGATGATCTTCGCGGTCACCATGAAGATGATCAGCAATACCAGCGTGACGTCCACCAGAGGCGTCACGTTGATCCCGCTAATCAAGCCGTCGTCGTCGTCACCACCACCAGCAGCGCCCATCGCTCACTCCTCGTCGCTGTCGCGGCTCTGGCTCTTGTCCTTGCCCCTGGCAGGGGGATCGGAGCGCCGTGTGGCGATCGCCGGGGCGAACCCGGCCTCGACCGCCGAGAGGTGCGAGAGCAAGACCCGGGTCAGCGCGTCGGTGTTGGCCAGGATGGCCTTGGAGTGGCGCTGGAAGACGTTGAACATCACCACGGCGGGGATCGCGACGGCGAGGCCGACGGCCGTGGCGACCAGCGCCTCGGCGATGGCGTACATGACCTCCTGCGGCGCCATCGCGCCGGTGGTCTGGGCCGTCACGTTCTGGCGGCTCAGCGCTTCGAAGGCCTGCACCACGCCGATGACCGTGCCGAACAGCCCGATGAAGGGCGCGTTGTTGCCGAGCGTGCCCAAGAACGCGAGGCGCCGCTCGAGCTTGATGCGCTGAAGCGCCTGCGCTCCTTGCATCGCCTGCTCTGCCGCGGTCGCGCCGCGGTCTGCCTCGAGCAGGCCGGCGGACACCACCGCCGCTTCGGCGCTGGGCGACGACTCCATGCGCTTCTTGGCGCCGTCCAGATCGTTCGCGCGCAGGCGCTCCCGGAGGTCGTGGGCCAGCTTCGCGAGATCGTCGCGGAGCGACCAATAGAACCAGGCGCGCTCCAGCATGACGGCGACCGAGAGCACGCTCAGCACGACGAGGAGCCACATGACCCACCCCGCACCGAAGTTGGTCATCAGCCGTTGTAGCCACGAGACGAGATTCATAGCGATTGTCCTTGGACGCGCGTTCGACGCGAGAAGAAGGCGATATCTTTAGTGCCGATCCGCGGTCGGGCCATAGCCAAAGGTGAGACTG
It encodes the following:
- a CDS encoding MotA/TolQ/ExbB proton channel family protein, translated to MNLVSWLQRLMTNFGAGWVMWLLVVLSVLSVAVMLERAWFYWSLRDDLAKLAHDLRERLRANDLDGAKKRMESSPSAEAAVVSAGLLEADRGATAAEQAMQGAQALQRIKLERRLAFLGTLGNNAPFIGLFGTVIGVVQAFEALSRQNVTAQTTGAMAPQEVMYAIAEALVATAVGLAVAIPAVVMFNVFQRHSKAILANTDALTRVLLSHLSAVEAGFAPAIATRRSDPPARGKDKSQSRDSDEE